A segment of the Romboutsia sp. 13368 genome:
AAAATGACTTAGTAGCAAGTAATGTACTATTATAATCTTCTTTAAATAATTCTGTAAGTTTGTTTCTTCCCATATCACCTTGTGCATAAACTTTATACTTAAGCTGTTTTTTAAGCAATTCTCTTTTACATAGATTTAAATTTCTATTAGAAGTAAATAAACAAAGGACTCCTCCATCTGTAGCCTTTATTATTTTTTCTATTTGATTAGTCATAGTTGCTTCAAAGTTTTCATCATTTCCTGGAAGTGCATCCTTTGGTAAGTACCATAATTCTTGAGTACTTAAATCAAATGGCGATTTCCCCATATATTCTACTACTTTATCTTTGTCTATTAAGTTAAATCCTAAGTTATTTTTTAAGTATTCAAAATTGCCATCAACACTTATAGTAGCTGATGTTAATATACAAGTTTTCTCAACAACATCTTCTTCTTTTTCTAAGAAATATCTTTTAAATGTTTGAGATACATCTATATTCTTTTTACCTAGTACAACTACACCTTTTTCAACTTCCACCCACATTACTATATTTTTATCTTGTAATATATCATCTACTCTATAAATCATTTCTACCATATTTTCTATAGTAGTTATAAGTGTTTTAGTTACTGCTAAGGCTGATTTAATTTCATCATTTGAATTATCTTCTTTTGGTGTATCACTATTATTTTGATTTTGACCTTCTATTTCTAGTACTTGTTCTACATTAACCTTTACTTTCTTTAATCTTCTAATTGTATCATTTAGCATAAATACTAGATTTTCACTATCTGGTAAGTCCTTTTGAGCATCTATTATTTTAGCTCTTAAGTATATAGTTTTTTCATATCTTTCTTCTATACCTTTGAAAAATTCCTTAGCATAGTTTGATAGTTTTTCTGTATTTTCAAGTCCTAGTATTTCATTTTTACGTCCTAGTTTATTTTCTATTTCTTTTATCTTCTTTTCTATATACTCTACAGTACCTATACTTACTTGACTTGCATTAAACTCTCTAAGTATATCTTCCGCTTCATGAGCTTCATCAAAAACTATAAGTGATGCATCATTAAATACAGAGCTATTAACATTCATACAACTAAATAACATATGATAGTTTGTAACTACAACCTTTGCTTGTTGTGCTTTTTTTCTATGTAAAGTGTAAAAGCATTTTTCTTTATACGGACAAAAGTTTGACTTACATTCTACGCTATCTACTGTAGTTAACTTTCTCATTTCATTACTTAATATAAAGTCACTTTTAGTTAAATCTCCATCTTCTGTTTTTTGATAGTAACTCCAAATTCTATCCATTTCATTTTTATTAGTTAGAGTTTGCTTACTAAAGAAGTCTTCATTTTCTAACTTATCCATACATAAAAAGTTACCTATACCTTTTAATACAGCAGGCTTTATATTATTTTTAACTTTTTTATTTGGATATAGTTCATCAAAAACATCTAGTACAAATGGTAAGTCCTTGTTATACAACTGTTCTTGAAGTGATATATTTGATGTAACTAAAACTATTCTTCCATCATAATTAGTTTCTACTAAATTCTTTATACTAGGAATTAAATAGGAAATTGATTTTCCAAATCCGCATGGTCCTTCTAATATAAAGTGCTTTTTATCTTTTATAGCTTTTTCTAATAATATCGCTGCTTTTATCTGAGATACTCTTTTTTTATAGTTTTTATTTTTCTTTTTTAATATTCCGTTATCTTTAAATATTTCCTTTATGTCCATAGCTATTACCTCGTTATAGTATTTCTATTTTTATTTTAACATATATATCAAGGTTATTTTAATTGTTATATTTTTTCATTATTTGAGTGTACTTATTCTTAGCTTGAACATATAAAAATATATAATCCTTTTTACAAATAATTATCATTAGTGATTTAATCAAAAGGTGGGATATTATGAAGGATAAGCATATCGGTATTANNNNNNNNNNNAAATCGCTTCGCTTGAGCGACGTGTCGGCGAAACATTTTATGTCGCCAACAACTTTGTTTGTTGCTCAAAATATTTTTTAGANNNNNNNNNNNNNNNNNNNNNNNNNNNNNNNNNNNNNNNNNNNNNNNNNNNNNNNNNNNNNNNNNNNNNNNNNNNNNNNNNNNNNNNNNNNNNNNNNNNNNNNNNNNNNNNNNNNNNNNNNNNNNNNNNNNNNNNNNNNNNNNNNNNNNNNNNNTTAGATTGCTTTATACTTAGTACTTTTATTAACTATCTATCATATTCTCTTATTTTAACTACCTTAGCCGGAACTCCAACTACAGTAGCACCTTCTGGTACGTCATTAAGAACTACAGCATTAGCACCTATTTTAGAATTTGAGCCTATATTTATATCACCTAATACTTTAGCTCCCGATCCAATTATGACGTTATTTCCAACAGTTGGATGCCTCTTTACTCCTTTTTCGTTACCGGTTCCACCTAAAGTTGTTCCATGATATATAGTTATTCTATCACCTAAAACTGCAGTTTCACCTATGATAACACCCATTCCATGGTCAATTAATATTCCTGCTCCAAGTGTTGCTCCTGGATGTATTTCTATTCCTGTAAAAAATCTTGCTAACTGAGATATTAACCTTGCTAAAAAAAATAGCTTTTTCTTATATAAAAAATGTGCAAGTATATGTGCTATTCTAGCATGTATTGATGGATATAATAAAAATACTTCTAGTTTACTTCTTGCGGCTGGATCATTTTCCATTATATATTCTAAATCTTTTTTTATTTTATAAATCATTCAAATCCGCCCTTTTTATTAGAATTTACTTTCACTATGATTTAAACTATAAATATTTTTTAAAATATATCGACAGACATATATTTATCTATTCCATCTGGTGCTACTGTAACTATTTTTTTATTAGGATACATTTGACTTAATTTTAATGCAGCGTATATATTAGCTCCTGATGATATTCCAACTAATATTCCTTCTTTTTTTGCCATTATCCTAACTCCTTCATAGCTTTCTTCATCACTTATTGTCATAACTGAATCTACAACATTTTTATCGTAAATTTTAGGTATAAATCCAGCTCCTATACCTTGTATATTATGAACCCCTATTTTGTTTGAAGATATTACTGGTGAGCCCTTAGGCTCAATAGCAACTACTTTTATATTTTTATTTTGTTCTTTAAGATATTTACCAATTCCACTTATAGTTCCACCAGTTCCAACACCACACACAAATATATCTATATCATTAACTTGATTAAATATCTCAACACCTGTTGTTTCGTAATGAGCTAAAGTATTGTATTCATTTTCAAATTGTTTTAAACTTTTATAGTTTGAATTTTCACTTAAAAGCTTATTCATCATTTCTATAGATCCATTCATCCCTAAGTTTGAATCTGTTAATATAAGCTCTGCTCCGTATGCTTTCATAAGAGTTCTTCTTTCCACGCTCATATTTTCTGGCATTACTATAATAACTTTATATCCTTTTAGATTTCCTATCATAGATAAGGCTATACCTGTATTGCCACTAGTTGCTTCTACTAATACATCATCCTTTTTTAACATCCCACTTTTTTCAAGGTTTTCTACCATATAATAAACTGGTCTATCTTTTATACTTCCACCCGGATTATACTTTTCTAATTTTACATATACATTCTCATATTCTATACTACCTAAATTAATCATAGGAGTATTTCCAATCATATCTAGTACATTTTTACATACCATCTTACTCACCTCCCACTTTTTTACTTTCATGTATAGTGTATAGTGTATTTTCATAAAATTTTTAATATGAATTATTCTTATTATATTTATAGATATTCAATTTAATAAAAGTATGACATAGATTTTTAATATAAATTTATAATTTTTAAGCTAAAATGTATAAAATTAAAAATATAGTTAATAATGTAAATATAATCCTCATTGTATTGCTCATAATATGCTAATTAATTTTTATTTTTATACTCCTTAAAAAAGCAGGCATCGGAACCTGCTTTTTTTATTATATATTATATTTTATGTTCCACAATATGTTTTATAGCAACCTAAAGATTTTGAAACTTTAGTATATTCTTCTTGTTCTTTTGAGTATTCATATGGTTTTGAAAGTATATCAAGAAGCTTCATCATAACACTAAGGTCACCTTTATCAGCAGCTTCTATTGCTTCTTCAACTCTATGATTTCTTGGAATTACATAAGGGTTAGATTCTTTCATAAGTTTTTGAACTTCTTCAATTGAGTTTTCTTGTCTTTTAAGTCTTTGTTGATAGTTTTCATACCAGTTTTTGAATTCTTCACTAATAAACATGCCCTTATCCATATTTTTATTAATAGTTAAAGAAACAAATGTATTAGTATAATCTTCTTTATATTTTTCCATCATTTTAAGTAAATCTTCAATAATATCTCTATCACAATCTTCTTCATTAAATATTCCAAGTTTTGCTCTCATTATAGATATCCAATTATTATAAAATATATCATTGTAAGTAGAAATAGCTTCTTGTGCTATATTTACAGCTTCTTCTTGATTCTCACTAAATAAAGGTAATAAACTTTCTGCAAATCTACATAAATTCCAACCTAGCATTTTTGGTTGATTTTTATATGAATAACGTCCTGAAGTATCTATCGAACTAAATACAGTATCTGGGTTATAAGTATCCATAAAAGCACAAGGACCATAATCTATAGTTTCACCACTAATTGTCATATTATCAGTATTCATAACACCATGTATAAATCCAACAGTTTGCCATTTAGCAACCAAACTTGCCTGTGCCTTTATTACTTCTTTAAGGAAATTAATATATTTATTCTCATCATCTTTTATATTTGGATAATGTCTTTTTATTGAATAATCTGCTAATGCTTTAAGCTGTTCTTTACTACCCCACTGTGATATATATTGGAAAGTTCCAAATCTAATATGACTAGAAGCTATACGAGTTAGTACTGCACCTTCTTTTACAGTTTCTCTATATACCCTTTCACCAGTTTTAACTACTGCTAAACTACGAGTTGTAGGTATTTTAAGGTTATACATAGCCTCACTTATTATAAATTCTCTTATCATTGGTCTAGCGTTAGATCGNNNNNNNNNNNNNNNNNNNNNNNNNNNNNNNNNNNNNNNNNNNNNNNNNNNNNNNNNNNNNNNNNNNNNNNNNNNNNNNNNNNNNNNNNNNNNNNNNNNNNNNNNNNNNNNNNNNNNNNNNNNNNNNNNNNNNNNNNNNNNNNNNNNNNNNNNNNNNNNNNNNNNNNNNNNNNNNNNNNNNNNNNNNNNNNNNNNNNNNNNNNNNNNNNNNNNNNNNNNNNNNNNNNNNNNNNNNNNNNNNNNNNNNNNNNNNNNNNNNNNNNNNNNNNNNNNNNNNNNNNNNNNNNNNNNNNNNNACAGCTAAGTGAATAGCAACAGCTAATACACAGAATACAAGTATAAAAGCTCCATTTTTAATAATTTCACTTATAGAAGCAGGCACACCTAAAGTAACAAAGAATATATAAATTAAAAATGTTCCGATTTCTTCTGCACCATTAATGCTTTCAAGTTGCTTAGAAAATACTGTTGCTATTATTAACATTAATGTTGTCATTATTAAATACATATTTCCAAATATACTTCTTATCATGCTAGTAAGTGCATTAGTTTCAGGTATTATTGATTTAATAAATATAGCTATTTCATTAGATAATGCTGATACTGTTACAGCTATTGAAATAGCTATAGCGATATCTTTTAATGAAATTTCTTTCTTAGACCAATAATTAGTTGAGCTACTTTCTTGTTCGCCTTCTACTGTTGCCATTCCAAATTTATTTTTGAAAAATGCTATTRATGGGATTGACATACAAATAAAGAAGTATATAGCCATTACTAGATTATCAGCCACTATAGTTACATTGGTAATATNNNNNNNNNNNNNNNNNNNNNNNNNNNNNNNNNNNNTATTTTCAATAGTTTAAATTCTAATATATGTTTATAT
Coding sequences within it:
- a CDS encoding DUF819 family protein, with translation ITNVTIVADNLVMAIYFFICMSIPXIAFFKNKFGMATVEGEQESSSTNYWSKKEISLKDIAIAISIAVTVSALSNEIAIFIKSIIPETNALTSMIRSIFGNMYLIMTTLMLIIATVFSKQLESINGAEEIGTFLIYIFFVTLGVPASISEIIKNGAFILVFCVLAVAIHLAV
- the epsC gene encoding serine O-acetyltransferase EpsC, translating into MIYKIKKDLEYIMENDPAARSKLEVFLLYPSIHARIAHILAHFLYKKKLFFLARLISQLARFFTGIEIHPGATLGAGILIDHGMGVIIGETAVLGDRITIYHGTTLGGTGNEKGVKRHPTVGNNVIIGSGAKVLGDINIGSNSKIGANAVVLNDVPEGATVVGVPAKVVKIREYDR
- the cysK gene encoding cysteine synthase A; translated protein: MVCKNVLDMIGNTPMINLGSIEYENVYVKLEKYNPGGSIKDRPVYYMVENLEKSGMLKKDDVLVEATSGNTGIALSMIGNLKGYKVIIVMPENMSVERRTLMKAYGAELILTDSNLGMNGSIEMMNKLLSENSNYKSLKQFENEYNTLAHYETTGVEIFNQVNDIDIFVCGVGTGGTISGIGKYLKEQNKNIKVVAIEPKGSPVISSNKIGVHNIQGIGAGFIPKIYDKNVVDSVMTISDEESYEGVRIMAKKEGILVGISSGANIYAALKLSQMYPNKKIVTVAPDGIDKYMSVDIF
- a CDS encoding ATP-dependent DNA helicase, yielding MDIKEIFKDNGILKKKNKNYKKRVSQIKAAILLEKAIKDKKHFILEGPCGFGKSISYLIPSIKNLVETNYDGRIVLVTSNISLQEQLYNKDLPFVLDVFDELYPNKKVKNNIKPAVLKGIGNFLCMDKLENEDFFSKQTLTNKNEMDRIWSYYQKTEDGDLTKSDFILSNEMRKLTTVDSVECKSNFCPYKEKCFYTLHRKKAQQAKVVVTNYHMLFSCMNVNSSVFNDASLIVFDEAHEAEDILREFNASQVSIGTVEYIEKKIKEIENKLGRKNEILGLENTEKLSNYAKEFFKGIEERYEKTIYLRAKIIDAQKDLPDSENLVFMLNDTIRRLKKVKVNVEQVLEIEGQNQNNSDTPKEDNSNDEIKSALAVTKTLITTIENMVEMIYRVDDILQDKNIVMWVEVEKGVVVLGKKNIDVSQTFKRYFLEKEEDVVEKTCILTSATISVDGNFEYLKNNLGFNLIDKDKVVEYMGKSPFDLSTQELWYLPKDALPGNDENFEATMTNQIEKIIKATDGGVLCLFTSNRNLNLCKRELLKKQLKYKVYAQGDMGRNKLTELFKEDYNSTLLATKSFFTGIDIPGQSLRCIVIDKLPFTSPGDPVNQKLKMRPNYFGRYMLPQMIITLKQAVGRGVRSVDDKCVICILDERLSTATYKNKVLSSFKYKKTATRSLDRVKSFIENNK
- a CDS encoding protein adenylyltransferase SelO translates to RSNARPMIREFIISEAMYNLKIPTTRSLAVVKTGERVYRETVKEGAVLTRIASSHIRFGTFQYISQWGSKEQLKALADYSIKRHYPNIKDDENKYINFLKEVIKAQASLVAKWQTVGFIHGVMNTDNMTISGETIDYGPCAFMDTYNPDTVFSSIDTSGRYSYKNQPKMLGWNLCRFAESLLPLFSENQEEAVNIAQEAISTYNDIFYNNWISIMRAKLGIFNEEDCDRDIIEDLLKMMEKYKEDYTNTFVSLTINKNMDKGMFISEEFKNWYENYQQRLKRQENSIEEVQKLMKESNPYVIPRNHRVEEAIEAADKGDLSVMMKLLDILSKPYEYSKEQEEYTKVSKSLGCYKTYCGT